Proteins co-encoded in one Candidatus Omnitrophota bacterium genomic window:
- a CDS encoding DUF1957 domain-containing protein produces MNKGYLCLVLHGHLPFVRHPEHENFLEEDWLYEAITETYLPLISVFEKLVDDGIDFRITMTLSPTLISMLSDPLLQERYLKHINTLIELSHKEIERTNWQPNFQSLAIMYLNLFCKARETFEKYHRNLVSAFKRFQDLGKLEIITCGATHGYFPLMDVCKESVRAQVKVAANHYESVFGRKPRGIWLPECGYYPGHDEILKEAGIRFFFSDSHGILHGTPRPKYGVFAPVYCKGTGVACFGRDLESSKQVWSSIEGYPGDYNYREFYRDIGFDLEYDYIRPYIHPDGVRINTGIKYYRITGPGNIKEPYNPEWARERAAQHAGNFMFNRQKQIEHLNGFMQKKPILVSPYDAELFGHWWYEGPMWLDYVIRKISCDQDEVRLITPSEYLEENPRNQVIIPSMSSWGWKGYSEMWLQGSNDWVYRHLHAASDRMTELVKSFSNADGLLRRALNQALRELLLAQSSDWAFILGTGTHISYAVRRTKDHLLRFNRLYDDIKSNFIDEEWLSDIEYKDNVFPGIDYRVHQ; encoded by the coding sequence ATGAATAAAGGATATCTTTGTCTGGTTTTACATGGCCACCTGCCTTTTGTGAGACACCCTGAACACGAAAACTTTTTGGAAGAAGATTGGCTTTATGAGGCTATTACTGAGACATATTTACCTTTAATCTCGGTCTTTGAAAAACTAGTTGACGATGGGATTGATTTTCGTATTACTATGACTTTAAGCCCTACATTAATTTCAATGTTGAGCGATCCTTTGCTGCAGGAGCGTTATTTAAAGCATATTAATACGCTTATAGAGTTGTCGCATAAAGAAATTGAAAGAACAAATTGGCAGCCTAATTTCCAATCCTTAGCAATAATGTATCTGAATCTATTCTGTAAGGCCCGCGAAACTTTTGAGAAATACCATAGAAATTTAGTAAGTGCGTTTAAGCGGTTTCAGGATTTAGGTAAATTAGAGATTATCACCTGTGGGGCTACGCACGGGTATTTCCCTCTTATGGATGTCTGTAAAGAATCGGTAAGAGCGCAGGTTAAAGTAGCGGCTAATCATTATGAAAGCGTTTTTGGCAGAAAGCCCAGAGGGATATGGCTTCCGGAATGCGGGTATTATCCGGGGCATGATGAGATTTTAAAAGAAGCGGGAATACGTTTCTTTTTCTCCGACTCTCATGGAATCTTACACGGCACGCCTCGCCCAAAATATGGCGTATTTGCTCCTGTTTATTGTAAGGGAACCGGGGTGGCTTGTTTTGGAAGGGACCTTGAGTCAAGTAAGCAGGTATGGTCTTCAATAGAAGGATATCCGGGTGATTATAATTATAGAGAATTCTACCGTGATATCGGGTTTGATCTTGAATACGATTACATAAGGCCTTATATTCATCCGGACGGAGTTAGGATTAATACCGGGATAAAATATTATCGGATTACCGGGCCGGGCAATATAAAAGAGCCTTATAATCCGGAATGGGCAAGGGAGAGAGCAGCTCAACATGCGGGAAATTTTATGTTTAACCGCCAAAAGCAGATTGAGCATCTTAATGGTTTCATGCAGAAGAAACCTATTTTGGTTTCTCCGTATGATGCTGAATTATTCGGCCATTGGTGGTATGAAGGGCCCATGTGGCTTGATTATGTTATTAGAAAGATTTCTTGCGATCAGGATGAAGTGCGTTTAATCACTCCGAGCGAGTATCTGGAAGAGAATCCGCGCAATCAGGTTATCATTCCTTCAATGTCAAGTTGGGGTTGGAAAGGATATAGTGAAATGTGGCTGCAGGGATCCAATGATTGGGTTTACCGGCATCTGCATGCTGCTTCTGATAGGATGACTGAATTAGTTAAGAGTTTTTCTAATGCGGATGGCCTGTTAAGAAGGGCTTTAAATCAGGCTTTACGTGAGCTTTTATTGGCGCAAAGTTCTGATTGGGCGTTTATTCTGGGGACCGGCACGCATATAAGTTATGCTGTGCGGCGCACTAAGGATCATCTTTTAAGGTTTAACCGTTTGTATGATGATATAAAGTCAAATTTTATTGATGAAGAATGGCTTTCTGATATAGAGTATAAAGATAATGTTTTCCCGGGGATAGATTATAGAGTACATCAATAG
- a CDS encoding isoprenyl transferase, with protein sequence MNMNVPKHIAIIMDGNGRWAKEKKLPRIAGHREGIERVRETVKSAAELGVKVVTFFAFSTENWARPKKEIDGLLKFLDYFLEREVKELDKNNVRLKFIGREKPIPENLLKKMRQGEEKTKDNTGLVMVLALNYGSRQEIVDAAKKFASLVKSGKKEVEDLDVDLFGSYLYTQALPDPDLLIRTSGEMRLSNYLLWQLSYAELYFPKKYWPDFKRSDLEEAIKEFQKRERRFGGINVEE encoded by the coding sequence ATGAATATGAATGTACCAAAACATATAGCGATAATCATGGATGGCAACGGCCGCTGGGCAAAAGAAAAAAAGCTGCCGCGTATTGCCGGCCATCGGGAAGGCATTGAAAGAGTAAGAGAGACTGTAAAAAGTGCAGCCGAGTTGGGAGTAAAAGTAGTAACCTTTTTCGCATTCTCTACGGAGAATTGGGCAAGGCCCAAAAAAGAAATTGACGGGCTTCTTAAATTCCTGGATTATTTTTTAGAGCGTGAAGTAAAAGAACTGGATAAAAATAACGTGCGGCTTAAATTTATCGGGCGTGAAAAACCAATTCCCGAAAATCTTCTTAAGAAAATGCGCCAGGGGGAAGAAAAAACCAAAGATAATACGGGGCTTGTTATGGTTTTAGCTTTAAATTACGGCTCGCGGCAGGAAATAGTTGACGCGGCGAAGAAATTTGCATCATTGGTTAAAAGTGGGAAAAAAGAGGTTGAGGATTTGGATGTGGATTTATTTGGCAGCTATCTTTATACACAGGCCCTTCCCGATCCCGATCTTTTAATCCGCACAAGCGGAGAGATGCGTTTAAGCAATTATCTATTGTGGCAGCTTTCTTACGCGGAATTGTATTTTCCAAAGAAATACTGGCCGGATTTTAAGCGCTCTGATTTGGAAGAGGCGATTAAGGAATTCCAAAAAAGAGAAAGAAGATTTGGAGGGATAAATGTTGAAGAATAG
- a CDS encoding phosphatidate cytidylyltransferase: MLKNRLFSFVILIGIIFGVIFVDWLTGVFVTIFIAFSLYEFFTMLEKKGLHPYKYVGILIGVIIPLSMVMRFELTKSWELLFAVVLLLFLFLMQFRRRKNQGAVVDISTTIFGILYVSWFFSFLIKIRYLPGGLGLLGAVLLITKSGDIGAYLVGSRFGKTPFVPRISPKKTVEGVVGGLIFSCLGALISRPFLNVNTEKLILLGLLFGVLGQLGDLSESLLKRDCGVKDSGKILPGMGGVLDEIDSLIFTAPVFYFYMNAILNNGLIK, from the coding sequence ATGTTGAAGAATAGGCTTTTTAGTTTTGTTATTCTTATCGGGATTATTTTCGGTGTTATTTTTGTTGACTGGCTTACCGGGGTTTTTGTTACCATTTTCATCGCATTCTCTTTGTATGAATTTTTTACCATGCTTGAGAAGAAAGGGCTTCATCCTTATAAGTATGTGGGTATTTTAATTGGCGTAATTATTCCTCTTTCTATGGTTATGCGTTTTGAGTTGACCAAGAGTTGGGAGCTTTTATTCGCAGTCGTTCTGCTTTTGTTTTTGTTCTTAATGCAGTTTAGGCGCAGGAAAAACCAGGGGGCTGTCGTAGATATTTCTACAACAATTTTTGGCATTCTTTATGTCTCATGGTTTTTTAGTTTTTTAATTAAAATCAGGTACCTCCCCGGCGGCCTTGGACTTTTGGGAGCAGTGTTGCTTATCACTAAATCAGGGGATATTGGAGCTTATCTTGTGGGGTCTCGTTTTGGAAAGACTCCGTTTGTCCCGCGCATAAGCCCTAAAAAAACAGTTGAAGGTGTTGTAGGCGGCTTAATCTTTAGTTGCCTGGGGGCATTAATAAGCAGGCCTTTTTTAAATGTCAATACTGAGAAGCTTATCCTTTTAGGTTTACTTTTTGGTGTATTGGGACAGCTGGGGGATTTGTCTGAATCTCTTCTTAAGCGCGACTGTGGTGTTAAAGATTCCGGAAAGATCCTTCCGGGAATGGGAGGGGTTCTTGATGAGATTGACAGTTTGATTTTTACTGCTCCTGTTTTTTATTTTTATATGAATGCAATATTGAATAATGGCTTAATTAAATGA
- a CDS encoding 1-deoxy-D-xylulose-5-phosphate reductoisomerase: MKRIAILGSTGSIGKSTLDVIRAHPEEFRVAALTANSDTGTLMRQIKEFKPRFVCINDKSLALKLKIVAGNKTKVLSGEDGLSEIAGEGSIDLVLLAVSGIAALGPLLNAIEHGKSVACANKEALVAAGEIIMRRAKKNNVSIIPVDSEQSAIWQCLLNNDSSKIKNIYLTASGGPFRKASLKDLRNATLEQVLKHPRWKMGKKITVDSATLMNKGLEFIEAMFLFNLRPQEIKILVHPEAFIHSMVEFIDGVVMAQLSETDMRIPIQYALSYPLRLSGSHLPHLDFYKLKELHFEKPDVKKFPCLGLAYRAAVELGTMPAVLNAANEVCVERFLERSLRFGSIPLVIEKVMDRHKNGKNPDLETIKQADSWARVEAQKIIEDKQ, from the coding sequence ATGAAGCGAATTGCAATCTTAGGCTCAACCGGCTCAATAGGCAAAAGCACATTAGATGTAATAAGGGCGCATCCGGAAGAATTTCGCGTTGCGGCATTAACTGCAAATTCAGATACTGGAACATTAATGCGCCAGATTAAAGAGTTTAAACCGCGTTTTGTTTGTATTAATGACAAGTCGCTTGCTTTAAAGCTAAAAATTGTTGCTGGGAATAAAACAAAAGTCCTTTCCGGCGAGGATGGTTTATCGGAGATTGCAGGGGAGGGCTCAATTGATTTAGTTTTGCTTGCAGTCAGTGGAATCGCGGCATTAGGCCCTTTATTAAATGCAATTGAGCACGGGAAGAGTGTAGCATGCGCTAATAAAGAAGCCCTGGTTGCTGCAGGGGAAATTATAATGCGGCGTGCTAAAAAGAATAATGTTTCAATCATCCCTGTTGACAGCGAACAGTCGGCAATCTGGCAGTGCCTTTTGAATAATGATAGTTCAAAAATAAAAAACATTTATCTGACTGCTTCCGGAGGGCCTTTTAGAAAGGCAAGTTTAAAAGATTTAAGAAACGCTACTCTTGAACAGGTATTGAAACATCCGCGTTGGAAAATGGGGAAAAAGATTACCGTTGATTCGGCAACGTTAATGAATAAGGGCTTGGAATTTATTGAGGCAATGTTTTTGTTTAATCTTCGCCCGCAGGAAATTAAGATACTAGTGCACCCGGAGGCTTTTATACATTCTATGGTGGAATTTATTGATGGCGTTGTTATGGCTCAGTTATCCGAAACGGATATGCGTATTCCTATCCAGTATGCTTTATCATATCCTTTGAGGCTTAGTGGAAGCCATCTGCCGCACCTGGATTTTTATAAATTAAAAGAATTGCATTTTGAGAAGCCGGATGTTAAAAAATTCCCTTGTTTGGGTTTGGCATATAGAGCGGCAGTTGAGTTAGGGACAATGCCTGCTGTTTTAAACGCGGCTAATGAAGTTTGCGTAGAGAGATTTTTGGAAAGAAGCCTTAGGTTTGGCTCTATCCCTTTAGTAATTGAAAAAGTGATGGATAGGCATAAGAATGGGAAAAATCCTGATTTGGAAACCATAAAGCAAGCAGATAGCTGGGCTAGAGTTGAGGCTCAAAAAATAATTGAGGATAAACAATAA
- the rseP gene encoding RIP metalloprotease RseP: MITLLIFLAVLSLLIVVHEFGHFLAARLTGVRVEKFSLGFGTNLLKKKKGHTEYSISAIPLGGYVKLAGDNLEEYKGKPYEYLSKPISKRFYIIFCGPLLNYVLGFLFFWLIFFVGYPSFTTKVGGLLDGYGAKKAGLQIGDKITAIDGQKVAFWEELQKVIQEKNESNNVNLTILRDSKEFNVSVAIRETKLDDQLGSKRKVGLLGITPFDEIVKVRHGFFESFVLSLEKTWFLTEMTYKGLWRMVTGKLSVRDSVTGPLGIFDITSKAAKVGLIAILQLVAVLSISLGIFNLLPLPVLDGGHIFLLGIEKIRGKYLGVKAERVLSQTGFVLIISLALFVTYNDIMRMFGEKIVKFFK; the protein is encoded by the coding sequence ATGATAACTTTGCTTATTTTTCTTGCGGTCTTAAGTTTGTTAATAGTAGTGCATGAATTCGGGCATTTCTTGGCAGCCAGATTAACCGGTGTCAGAGTGGAAAAGTTTTCTTTAGGTTTTGGCACGAATCTTTTAAAGAAGAAAAAAGGGCATACCGAATATTCTATTAGCGCTATTCCTTTGGGTGGTTATGTCAAGCTTGCAGGAGATAACTTGGAAGAATATAAAGGCAAGCCGTATGAATATTTGTCAAAACCAATCAGTAAGCGTTTTTATATTATATTTTGCGGGCCACTATTGAATTATGTTCTTGGTTTTTTATTTTTCTGGCTCATATTTTTTGTAGGTTATCCTTCCTTTACAACTAAGGTCGGCGGGCTTTTGGATGGGTATGGCGCTAAAAAAGCTGGGCTTCAGATTGGGGATAAGATTACTGCAATTGACGGCCAGAAAGTTGCATTTTGGGAGGAGTTGCAGAAAGTTATTCAGGAAAAGAACGAGTCAAATAATGTAAATTTAACAATCCTTAGGGATAGTAAAGAATTTAATGTTAGTGTTGCAATAAGAGAAACTAAACTAGATGATCAGCTTGGCTCAAAACGCAAAGTTGGGCTTCTCGGTATTACCCCTTTTGATGAAATTGTAAAAGTAAGGCATGGTTTTTTTGAATCATTTGTTTTAAGCCTTGAGAAAACATGGTTTTTAACAGAAATGACTTACAAGGGGCTTTGGAGGATGGTTACCGGCAAATTATCCGTCCGGGATTCGGTAACCGGGCCTTTGGGGATTTTTGACATAACTTCAAAAGCAGCCAAGGTAGGGCTAATTGCGATTTTGCAACTCGTAGCTGTTTTAAGCATAAGCCTCGGGATATTTAATTTATTGCCGCTTCCGGTTTTAGACGGCGGGCATATTTTTCTTTTAGGTATTGAGAAGATAAGAGGAAAGTATTTAGGCGTAAAAGCAGAGAGGGTTTTATCTCAAACAGGTTTTGTTCTAATAATATCCTTAGCTTTATTTGTGACCTATAACGATATCATGAGGATGTTTGGGGAGAAAATAGTCAAGTTTTTTAAGTAA
- the ispG gene encoding flavodoxin-dependent (E)-4-hydroxy-3-methylbut-2-enyl-diphosphate synthase, whose product MKIERRKTKIIKIGDVSIGGNHPVAIQSMVKIKTSRVEKVAKQIKELEAAGCEIVRLAVKDQDDALALREIKKYSSIPVVADIHFDKNLALTAIESGVDKIRLNPGNIYKKEHVKEVILAAKSAGIPVRVGVNSGSVRGSQDSRQVQRMLKSTVNYIKILESLKFYNIVVSLKASNVLDTIEAYRRISKLIDYPLHLGVTATGSPYNGAIKSSIALGALLLGGIGDTIRVSLTDHPVQEVIAAKNILESLNLRNFGPEIISCPTCGRCEVDLAGIVKKLEEKFSVMRSVPGAKRLRVAVMGCVVNGPGEAREADIGVAFGKKEGLLFKKGKAVRKVSYDKCVQVLLDEVLRES is encoded by the coding sequence ATGAAAATAGAAAGACGAAAAACAAAAATTATTAAAATTGGCGATGTTTCCATCGGCGGGAATCATCCGGTTGCTATCCAGTCTATGGTTAAAATTAAGACTTCAAGAGTTGAGAAAGTAGCTAAGCAGATTAAGGAATTGGAGGCCGCTGGATGCGAGATTGTGCGTCTTGCCGTAAAAGATCAGGATGATGCTTTGGCGCTAAGAGAAATTAAAAAATACTCTTCTATTCCTGTGGTTGCAGATATCCATTTTGATAAAAACCTGGCTTTGACTGCAATTGAAAGCGGGGTAGATAAAATAAGATTAAATCCCGGCAATATCTATAAGAAAGAGCATGTTAAAGAGGTTATCCTTGCTGCAAAGTCAGCCGGTATCCCTGTTAGAGTGGGGGTAAACTCTGGTTCAGTTCGCGGCTCTCAAGATAGCAGGCAGGTCCAGAGGATGCTTAAGAGCACGGTTAACTATATTAAGATATTAGAGTCTTTGAAATTTTATAATATCGTTGTTTCTTTGAAGGCATCAAATGTTTTGGATACGATAGAAGCTTATCGCAGGATATCCAAGCTTATTGATTATCCTTTGCATCTGGGGGTTACGGCTACCGGTTCTCCATATAACGGCGCTATTAAATCAAGCATCGCTTTAGGGGCTTTGCTTTTAGGCGGGATCGGTGATACAATTAGGGTATCTTTAACGGATCATCCCGTGCAGGAAGTGATTGCCGCAAAGAATATTTTGGAATCATTGAACCTGCGCAACTTTGGGCCGGAGATTATCAGTTGCCCTACTTGTGGCCGCTGCGAAGTTGATTTAGCTGGCATTGTAAAGAAATTAGAGGAAAAATTTTCAGTTATGCGTTCTGTCCCGGGCGCTAAACGATTAAGAGTGGCGGTAATGGGTTGCGTGGTTAACGGTCCGGGAGAAGCCCGCGAAGCTGATATCGGGGTTGCCTTTGGTAAGAAAGAAGGTTTGTTGTTTAAGAAAGGAAAAGCAGTAAGAAAAGTTTCTTATGATAAATGCGTTCAAGTTTTACTTGATGAGGTTTTAAGGGAGAGTTAA
- the proS gene encoding proline--tRNA ligase — translation MLWSKTFIPTLKEAPQEAESISHQLLLRAGFVRMLMAGAYTYLPLGLRVLTNIERIIREEMNSCGASELLMPALQPQELWQKTGRDKDIGEVMIKFVDRRGRKVCLGPTHEEIVTDLVRSSVSSYRDLPLVLYQIQTKFRDEMRPRFGLVRACEFIMKDAYSFDRDDAGLDKNYQLMFEAYKRIFLRCGLGIVTTEADSGVMGGKVSHEFMVPAKDGEDMVLVCPQCKAAKTFKEEEKDVCAKCNTKMNKLNTIEVGHIFKLGTKYSSLLEANFLDADGKSKPIIMGCYGIGVSRLISAIIEQNNDADGIIWSKETAPFQVILVPLDVTQSAIMDLANSMYKELEEKNISVLLDDRDQRAGVKFKDADILGIPLQVIIGKDYLKNNTVELKVRKTKAKIIKSKEEVLNQIIGEIHG, via the coding sequence ATGCTTTGGTCAAAAACATTTATTCCTACACTAAAAGAAGCGCCTCAGGAAGCAGAGTCTATCAGCCATCAACTTCTTTTGCGCGCAGGTTTCGTACGTATGCTGATGGCAGGTGCTTATACATATTTGCCTTTAGGCTTAAGGGTATTGACTAACATTGAAAGAATAATCCGGGAGGAGATGAATTCATGCGGTGCCTCCGAATTATTAATGCCGGCGCTCCAGCCTCAAGAATTATGGCAGAAAACAGGAAGAGATAAAGATATAGGCGAGGTAATGATTAAATTTGTAGATAGAAGAGGTAGAAAAGTCTGCTTAGGCCCTACACATGAAGAGATTGTCACTGATTTAGTCCGAAGCAGTGTTTCGAGTTACAGGGATTTACCTTTAGTTTTATACCAGATACAGACTAAATTCCGCGATGAGATGCGCCCGCGCTTTGGTTTGGTGCGCGCCTGCGAATTTATTATGAAAGATGCTTATAGCTTTGATAGGGATGATGCCGGACTTGATAAGAATTATCAGTTAATGTTTGAGGCTTATAAAAGAATATTCTTAAGGTGCGGTTTAGGTATCGTTACGACAGAAGCGGATTCCGGTGTTATGGGAGGAAAGGTCTCCCACGAATTTATGGTGCCGGCAAAAGACGGAGAGGATATGGTTTTAGTCTGTCCGCAATGCAAGGCTGCCAAGACATTTAAAGAGGAAGAAAAGGATGTTTGCGCTAAATGCAATACCAAAATGAATAAGTTAAATACGATTGAAGTAGGGCACATTTTTAAATTAGGGACAAAATACAGTTCTCTTTTAGAGGCAAACTTCCTTGATGCAGACGGTAAATCCAAGCCCATCATAATGGGTTGCTATGGGATTGGCGTCTCAAGGCTTATTTCTGCGATAATTGAGCAGAATAATGATGCAGATGGTATTATCTGGTCCAAAGAGACAGCTCCATTCCAGGTGATTTTGGTTCCTTTGGATGTTACGCAATCTGCAATTATGGATTTGGCAAATAGTATGTATAAGGAATTAGAAGAAAAGAATATCAGTGTTTTATTGGATGACCGAGACCAGCGAGCAGGGGTTAAGTTTAAAGATGCTGATATCTTAGGTATTCCCCTGCAGGTAATTATTGGCAAAGATTATTTAAAGAATAATACGGTAGAATTAAAAGTACGTAAGACGAAAGCTAAAATTATCAAATCAAAAGAGGAAGTTTTAAACCAGATTATAGGAGAGATTCATGGATAG
- a CDS encoding ribosome maturation factor RimP, with translation MDRDQLTAQLQEITRDFLKDRELDLVDLVCRYEGNELTVRILTDRFEGGITVGECASVNKELGLLLDEKDILQERYVLEVSSPGLDRPLSTKNDFLRNKGKLVKFFLREAVGGKIEWDGVILRIENESVFIQLKNGSTLELPLAVINKGKRILE, from the coding sequence ATGGATAGGGATCAATTAACCGCGCAATTACAGGAGATTACCAGAGATTTTCTTAAAGATAGAGAATTGGATTTAGTGGATCTTGTGTGTAGGTATGAAGGTAATGAATTGACCGTGAGGATTTTAACGGATAGGTTTGAGGGAGGGATTACTGTTGGAGAGTGCGCAAGCGTTAACAAAGAACTTGGGCTTTTACTTGATGAAAAGGACATATTGCAGGAAAGATATGTTTTAGAGGTATCCAGCCCCGGTTTAGACAGGCCGCTTTCAACTAAGAATGATTTTCTAAGGAATAAAGGGAAGTTGGTAAAATTCTTTCTTAGAGAGGCTGTGGGCGGAAAGATTGAATGGGATGGAGTAATTCTAAGGATAGAAAATGAATCTGTCTTTATTCAGTTAAAAAATGGCTCAACGCTGGAATTGCCATTAGCCGTGATTAATAAAGGGAAAAGAATATTAGAGTAG
- the nusA gene encoding transcription termination factor NusA, with the protein MSQEILAIVEQIEREKGIKKEVLVEAIESALLSAAKKVIDVKPDDELTVEFDLNSGKIRAFRNKEEITSIDFGRIAASTARQVIIQKLREAEKDVVFGEFQSKVGEIVSGTVYRFEKGNIVIDLLGKAEGLLLKREQSPKEEFKQGQRIRAFIVEVKKDAKGPQIILSRAHANFVKKLFELEVPEIYEGIVEIKSISRQPGDRTKISVCSKNDKVDSVGACVGMRGNRVRNIVNELQGEKIDIVRYNEDIKEYIKNALSPAEVSEIKLDKEKMKAEVIVADDQLSLAIGKHGQNVRLASKLIGWELDIRTKTTSAAAGAKKEEAKKEVVEQAQEVKEGTSIEELPGVGEKTLSSLKDAGINSVEDILNSNPEDLTKIKGIGQKKAEKLIEEAKKLKK; encoded by the coding sequence ATGAGTCAGGAAATATTAGCAATAGTTGAACAGATAGAAAGAGAAAAAGGAATAAAAAAAGAAGTTTTGGTTGAGGCGATAGAGAGCGCTCTTTTAAGCGCGGCAAAAAAAGTAATTGATGTTAAGCCGGATGATGAGCTAACTGTGGAGTTTGATTTAAATTCCGGTAAGATCCGCGCTTTTCGGAATAAAGAAGAGATTACTTCTATTGATTTCGGCCGTATTGCCGCTTCCACCGCCCGCCAGGTGATTATTCAGAAATTACGCGAAGCGGAAAAAGATGTTGTTTTCGGAGAATTCCAGAGTAAAGTCGGAGAAATCGTAAGCGGGACAGTATATCGTTTTGAAAAAGGTAATATTGTTATCGATCTTCTAGGCAAGGCAGAAGGCCTTCTTTTGAAACGCGAGCAATCCCCTAAAGAGGAATTCAAGCAGGGGCAGAGGATTCGTGCTTTCATAGTTGAAGTAAAAAAAGACGCAAAGGGCCCGCAGATAATACTTTCCCGCGCCCATGCCAATTTCGTAAAGAAATTATTTGAGTTGGAAGTTCCGGAAATTTATGAAGGTATTGTTGAGATTAAATCTATTTCCCGCCAGCCGGGGGATCGCACTAAGATTTCTGTTTGCTCAAAGAATGATAAAGTTGATTCTGTGGGGGCTTGTGTCGGTATGCGCGGTAACAGGGTGAGGAATATTGTCAATGAATTGCAAGGAGAAAAAATTGACATAGTCCGTTATAATGAGGATATAAAAGAGTATATTAAAAACGCCCTTTCTCCAGCTGAAGTTTCTGAGATAAAGCTTGATAAAGAGAAGATGAAGGCTGAAGTTATTGTTGCTGATGATCAGCTTTCTCTTGCTATCGGAAAGCATGGGCAAAATGTCAGGCTTGCTTCAAAACTAATTGGATGGGAGTTGGATATCCGTACAAAGACCACCTCTGCTGCAGCAGGAGCAAAAAAAGAAGAGGCTAAAAAGGAAGTTGTAGAGCAAGCGCAAGAAGTAAAGGAAGGAACGTCTATAGAAGAACTTCCGGGAGTAGGAGAAAAAACACTTTCTAGTTTAAAAGACGCCGGAATTAATTCGGTTGAAGATATTTTAAATTCAAACCCTGAAGATCTGACAAAGATAAAAGGTATTGGCCAGAAGAAGGCTGAGAAACTGATTGAAGAGGCCAAGAAATTAAAAAAATAG